In one Dermochelys coriacea isolate rDerCor1 chromosome 20, rDerCor1.pri.v4, whole genome shotgun sequence genomic region, the following are encoded:
- the TNS2 gene encoding tensin-2 isoform X6, protein MKPEKVPEPHSFKEKAFKKKKRACVVCKESIEALGLICQGCKIASHKKCEAKVASSCQPLPPPELRRNTAPARRIEHLGSTKSLHTLKQRSTLPRSFSLDHVMEHKYDFDLTYITERIISVFFPPALEEQRYRGNLREVAQMLKSKHEDKYTLFNLSEKRHDISRLNPKVQDFGWPDMHAPPLDKICSICKAMETWLNSDPQHVVVLHCKGNKGKTGVIVAAYMHYSKISASADQALGTLTMRKFCEDKVAASLQPSQKRYINYFSGLLSGTIKMNSNTLFLHHVLIPAIPSFEASGGECHGAHADSGPGCVPTIPRAKGYQPFLKIYQSMQLVYTSGIYSVPGPGPQKLCVTLEPALLLKGDVMVKCYHKQTCSSDRDVVFRIQFHTCTIHGTQLWFGKDELDEAWQDERFPFEASVEFVFSSGPEKMKGLETLRNSPSITVDYNISDPMVRWDSYENFNLHHEDSLEDTSHTRGPIDGSLYAKIKKKRNLSGFSGGGGGSPASTDSTQQGSRFLSVSSDSGHSSMLAEPSPPAKPLPTPAEREELDRLLGGFGVKARPETPKQQSGASPHRELGGCPHSNGARDRETAILEDELVEMSPFGPLAYPSRRPGLARHCSCHLGYRSQSCPGAHSPERLPNGAYYRPEGTLERRRLVYSANGVHLHPAEGYPCLPQEAGPGEKRRVYRSLSEGLQPLAHPYAYELPHSPGKREDLAYKPPSYREVLILEEEPVCGLELCPCQDCQEKVHEEAGLPPTAAFYGLHLGSREPEEWAHESAKSPLSRPGHPGQSLPLLMPAAYSQRTRGHHEVFEFEPAHAKMPAHFSHSYPAQPMPGAHQKGHKGMEQSLEPFHYRYGPPYPALLPHGTYTCGPPTQCPQPPFYSRSPARPCASPPDTPGYHSPPSGSASPVSSAYPASRKQIYEPQSPETGQGYPRPGHQDRTPTEMQGPGDEAPWRDAPGSLRQPPWEAHAACLAPPELSGPPTPLHTSSPVQSKDSPAMPKGSTLAASLQESSACSSPEDTAPPSAKRTPEMSLVLPGATPSPTQPPSPTQACAHGATSRAQSNGPAPRQPCLRAHSSASPPQGTGLSRVNPGDSPGHLNSPSYPAVSPDSSPSNGTPAHPLPPGMDRLAQRSPPTAPIHSPACASCRATATLRNPAPYNGYLHSDRAELAPGTLARCPNGSPLPSPISVQVPAPYCPSDLQCSPTPAFPITTAYYPGGERSPLPPGSPSQGHACDSLQQPPLPEKRHTPAAGNWERSSPPGRGTGTGHHVTFAPDTARPDPDTQPESHSNVKFVQDTSKFWYKPNLSRDQAIALLKDKEPGCFLIRDSNSFQGAYGLALKVATPPANCLTLPSKGDPMEQLVRHFLIETGPKGVKIKGCQNEPYFGSLPALVSQHSITPISLPCKLRIPSRDPMEETPDVAIPTNVSTAADLLKQGAACSVLYLSSVETESLTGPQAVAKVAASTLSCSPRPPACLVHFKVSAQGITLTDNQRKLFFRRHYPVNSITFCSTDPQDRRWTNPDGTTSKLFGFVAKKQGSPCENVCHLFAELDPEQPALAIVNFITKVMLGTHRK, encoded by the exons GGCTCCACCAAATCCCTCCACACCTTGAAGCAACGGAGCACGCTGCCCAG gagcttCAGCCTGGACCACGTGATGGAGCACAAGTACGACTTCGACCTGACCTACATCACCGAGCGCATCATCTCCGTcttcttcccccctgccctggaGGAGCAGCGTTACCGCGGCAATCTGCGCGAGGTGGCGCAGATGCTCAAGTCCAAGCACGAGGATAAGTACACG CTTTTCAACCTGTCCGAGAAGCGCCATGATATCAGCAGGCTGAACCCCAAG GTTCAGGATTTTGGCTGGCCGGACATGCACGCGCCCCCCCTGGACAAGATCTGCTCCATCTGCAAAGCCATGGAGACCTGGCTGAACTCGGACCCCCAGCACGTCGTGGTGCTGCATTGCAAG GGGAACAAGGGCAAGACGGGCGTCATCGTGGCCGCCTATATGCACTACAGCAAGATCTCTGCCAG CGCGGACCAAGCGCTCGGCACCCTGACCATGCGGAAGTTCTGCGAGGACAAAGTGGCTGCGTCCCTGCAGCCATCCCAGAAAAG GTACATCAATTACTTCAGCGGTCTGCTGTCGGGCACCATCAAGATGAACAGCAACACCCTGTTCCTGCACCATGTCCTCATTCCCGCCATCCCCAGCTTCGAGGCCAGCGGAGGTGAGTGCCATGGGGCACACGCAGACTCCGGCCCCGGGTGCGTGCCGACGATCCCACGTGCAAAAG GCTACCAGCCCTTCCTGAAGATCTACCAGTCCATGCAGCTCGTCTACACCTCGGGGATCTA CAGCGTCCCGGGCCCCGGCCCCCAGAAGCTGTGTGTcaccctggagccagccctgctgctgaaaGGGGATGTGATG gTGAAGTGCTACCACAAGCAGACCTGCAGCTCTGACCGGGATGTGGTTTTCCGCATCCAATTCCACACGTGCACCATCCACGGCACCCAGCTCTGGTTCGGGAAGGATGAGCTGGACGAGGCCTGGCAag acGAGCGCTTCCCCTTTGAAGCCAGTGTGGAGTTCGTCTTCTCTTCCGGCCCTGAGAAGATGAAAG GCCTGGAGACCTTACGGAACAGTCCATCCATCACAGTGGATTATAACATCTCCGATCCCATGGTGCGCTGGGACTCCTATGAGAACTTCAACCTGCACCACGAGGACAGCCTGGAAG ACACGTCCCACACCCGCGGCCCCATCGACGGCAGCCTCTACGCCAAGATCAAGAAGAAGCGGAACCTGAGCGGCTtctccggcggcggcggcgggagccCGGCCAGCACCGACTCCACCCAGCAGGGCAGCCGCTTCCTCTCCGTCAGCAGCGACTCGGGCCACTCCTCCATGCTGGCCGAACCCTCCCCTCCCGCCAAGCCGCTGCCCACGCCGGCCGAGAGGGAGGAGCTGGACCGGCTGCTCGGGGGCTTCGGGGTCAAGGCCAGGCCGGAGACCCCCAAGCAGCAGAGCGGGGCATCCCCGCACCGGGAGCTGGGGGGATGCCCGCACAGCAACGGGGCCAGGGACAGGGAGACGGCCATCTTGGAAGACGAGCTGGTGGAAATGAGCCCCTTCGGGCCTCTGGCGTACCCCAGCCGGCGCCCCGGCCTGGCCCGGCACTGCTCCTGCCACCTGGGCTACCGCTCGCAGAGCTGCCCGGGCGCCCACAGCCCCGAGAGGCTGCCCAATGGCGCCTACTACAGGCCAGAGGGCACCTTGGAGCGCCGGCGCCTGGTCTACAGCGCCAACGGGGTCCACTTGCACCCCGCCGAGGGCTACCCCTGCCTGCCGCAGGAGGCCGGGCCGGGGGAGAAACGGCGGGTGTATCGCTCCCTCTCCGAGGGCCTGCAGCCCCTCGCCCACCCCTACGCCTACGAGCTGCCCCACAGCCCCGGTAAGCGGGAGGACCTGGCCTACAAGCCACCCAGCTACCGGGAGGTGCTGATCCTGGAGGAGGAGCCCGTGTGCGGCTTGGAGCTGTGCCCCTGCCAGGACTGCCAGGAGAAGGTTCACGAGGAAGCCGGCCTGCCCCCCACCGCCGCCTTCTACGGCCTGCACCTGGGCAGCCGCGAGCCCGAGGAGTGGGCCCACGAGAGTGCCAAGTCCCCCCTGTCCCGGCCAGGGCACCCcggccagtccctgcccctgctgatGCCGGCCGCCTACAGCCAGCGCACCCGGGGGCATCACGAGGTGTTTGAGTTCGAGCCTGCCCATGCCAAGATGCCGGCGCACTTCAGCCACAGCTACCCGGCACAGCCCATGCCTGGCGCCCATCAGAAGGGCCACAAGGGCATGGAGCAGAGCCTAGAGCCCTTCCACTACCGCTATGGCCCACCCTACCCCGCCCTGCTGCCCCACGGCACCTACACCTGCGGCCCCCCCACCCAGTGCCCCCAGCCACCTTTCTACAGCCGgtccccagccaggccctgcgCCTCCCCCCCGGACACGCCAGGCTACCACTCGCCCCCATCCGGCTCAGCGTCCCCCGTCAGCTCGGCCTACCCAGCCTCCAGGAAGCAAATCTATGAGCCCCAGTCTCCGGAGACGGGCCAGGGCTACCCACGTCCGGGACACCAGGACCGGACGCCCACTG AGATGCAGGGCCCTGGGGACGAGGCGCCCTGGCGAGACGCCCCTGGCTCCCTGCGCCAGCCTCCCTGGGAGGCTCACGCCGCCTGCCTCGCGCCCCCCGAGCTGTCAGGCCCGCCAACGcctctgcacaccagcagcccGGTGCAGAGCAAAGACAG CCCGGCAATGCCCAAAGGCAGCACCCTGGCAGCCAGCCTGCAGGAGAGCTCAgcgtgctccagccctgaggaCACGGCCCCACCCAGCGCCAAGAGGACCCCAGAGATGAGCTTAGTCCTGCCAGGGGCCAcgcccagccccacacagcccccttcTCCAACACAGGCCTGTGCCCACGGAGCCACCTCCAGGGCCCAGTCCAATGGGCCAGCCCCCAGGCAGCCCTGTCTCCGagcccacagctctgccagcccaCCCCAGGGAACCGGCCTATCCAGGGTGAACCCGGGAGACAGCCCAGGTCACCTGAATAGCCCCAGCTACCCAGCTGTCTCCCCTGATTCATCCCCCAGCAATGGGACCCCAGCGCACCCGCTGCCCCCTGGCATGGACAGGCTGGCCCAGCGCAGCCCCCCGACCGCGCCCATCCACAGCCCGGCCTGTGCCAGCTGCAGAGCGACAGCTACGCTCAGGAACCCAGCCCCCTACAACGGGTACCTGCACAGTGACAGAGCCGAGCTGGCCCCAGGCACCCTGGCCCGCTGCCCCAACGGCAGCCCCCTCCCGAGCCCCATCAGCGTGCAGGTCCCAGCCCCCTACTGCCCCTCCGACCTGCAGTGCTCCCCAACCCCTGCCTTCCCCATCACCACAGCCTACTACCCTGGCGGCGAGAGGAGCCCGCTGCCCCCGGGCTCCCCCAGCCAGGGCCACGCCTGCGATTCACTGCAACAGCCGCCGTTGCCCGAGAAGCGCCACACGCCAGCAGCTGGCAACTGGGAGAGGAGCTCGCCCCCAGGACGGGGCACCGGGACGGGCCACCACGTCACCTTCGCGCCCGACACAGCCAGGCCAGACCCAG ACACACAGCCGGAGAGCCACAGCAACGTCAAATTTGTCCAGGATACATCCAAGTTTTGGTATAAACCCAACCTGTCCCGGGACCAAG CCATCGCGCTGCTGAAGGACAAGGAGCCCGGCTGCTTCCTCATCCGTGACAGCAACTCCTTCCAAGGTGCCTACGGGCTGGCTCTGAAAGTGGCGACGCCCCCGGCCAACTGCCTCACCCTCCCTTCCAAAG GTGACCCTATGGAGCAGCTGGTGCGTCACTTCCTGATTGAGACAGGCCCCAAGGGGGTGAAGATCAAGGGCTGCCAGAATGAACCCTATTTCG GAAGCCTGCCCGCCCTGGTCTCGCAGCACTCCATCACCCCCATCTCTCTGCCCTGCAAGCTCCGGATCCCCAGCAGAG ATCCAATGGAGGAGACCCCGGACGTGGCCATCCCCACCAACGTGAGCACGGCGGCTGATTTGTTGAAGCAGGGAGCGG CCTGCAGCGTGCTCTACCTCAGCTCGGTGGAGACGGAGTCGCTGACGGGACCCCAGGCCGTGGCCAAGGTGGCCGCCAGCACCCTGAGTTGcagcccccgcccgcccgcctgcCTCGTGCACTTCAAGGTCTCGGCCCAGGGCATCACCCTGACGGACAATCAGAGGAA GCTGTTCTTCCGGCGCCATTACCCTGTGAACAGCATCACCTTCTGCAGCACGGACCCACAGGACAGGAG ATGGACGAATCCGGACGGCACCACCTCCAA GCTCTTCGGCTTTGTGGCTAAGAAGCAGGGCAGCCCTTGCGAGAACGTCTGCCACCTCTTCGCCGAGCTCGACCCCGAGCAGCCGGCCTTGGCCATCGTCAACTTCATCACCAAGGTCATGCTGGGGACGCACAGGAAATGA
- the TNS2 gene encoding tensin-2 isoform X3: MGWGSGSECWGHSCCQPPRGSKGRRTRMQLTKPEKVPEPHSFKEKAFKKKKRACVVCKESIEALGLICQGCKIASHKKCEAKVASSCQPLPPPELRRNTAPARRIEHLGSTKSLHTLKQRSTLPRSFSLDHVMEHKYDFDLTYITERIISVFFPPALEEQRYRGNLREVAQMLKSKHEDKYTLFNLSEKRHDISRLNPKVQDFGWPDMHAPPLDKICSICKAMETWLNSDPQHVVVLHCKGNKGKTGVIVAAYMHYSKISASADQALGTLTMRKFCEDKVAASLQPSQKRYINYFSGLLSGTIKMNSNTLFLHHVLIPAIPSFEASGGYQPFLKIYQSMQLVYTSGIYSVPGPGPQKLCVTLEPALLLKGDVMVKCYHKQTCSSDRDVVFRIQFHTCTIHGTQLWFGKDELDEAWQDERFPFEASVEFVFSSGPEKMKGLETLRNSPSITVDYNISDPMVRWDSYENFNLHHEDSLEDTSHTRGPIDGSLYAKIKKKRNLSGFSGGGGGSPASTDSTQQGSRFLSVSSDSGHSSMLAEPSPPAKPLPTPAEREELDRLLGGFGVKARPETPKQQSGASPHRELGGCPHSNGARDRETAILEDELVEMSPFGPLAYPSRRPGLARHCSCHLGYRSQSCPGAHSPERLPNGAYYRPEGTLERRRLVYSANGVHLHPAEGYPCLPQEAGPGEKRRVYRSLSEGLQPLAHPYAYELPHSPGKREDLAYKPPSYREVLILEEEPVCGLELCPCQDCQEKVHEEAGLPPTAAFYGLHLGSREPEEWAHESAKSPLSRPGHPGQSLPLLMPAAYSQRTRGHHEVFEFEPAHAKMPAHFSHSYPAQPMPGAHQKGHKGMEQSLEPFHYRYGPPYPALLPHGTYTCGPPTQCPQPPFYSRSPARPCASPPDTPGYHSPPSGSASPVSSAYPASRKQIYEPQSPETGQGYPRPGHQDRTPTEMQGPGDEAPWRDAPGSLRQPPWEAHAACLAPPELSGPPTPLHTSSPVQSKDSPAMPKGSTLAASLQESSACSSPEDTAPPSAKRTPEMSLVLPGATPSPTQPPSPTQACAHGATSRAQSNGPAPRQPCLRAHSSASPPQGTGLSRVNPGDSPGHLNSPSYPAVSPDSSPSNGTPAHPLPPGMDRLAQRSPPTAPIHSPACASCRATATLRNPAPYNGYLHSDRAELAPGTLARCPNGSPLPSPISVQVPAPYCPSDLQCSPTPAFPITTAYYPGGERSPLPPGSPSQGHACDSLQQPPLPEKRHTPAAGNWERSSPPGRGTGTGHHVTFAPDTARPDPDTQPESHSNVKFVQDTSKFWYKPNLSRDQAIALLKDKEPGCFLIRDSNSFQGAYGLALKVATPPANCLTLPSKGDPMEQLVRHFLIETGPKGVKIKGCQNEPYFGSLPALVSQHSITPISLPCKLRIPSRDPMEETPDVAIPTNVSTAADLLKQGAACSVLYLSSVETESLTGPQAVAKVAASTLSCSPRPPACLVHFKVSAQGITLTDNQRKLFFRRHYPVNSITFCSTDPQDRRWTNPDGTTSKLFGFVAKKQGSPCENVCHLFAELDPEQPALAIVNFITKVMLGTHRK; the protein is encoded by the exons GGCTCCACCAAATCCCTCCACACCTTGAAGCAACGGAGCACGCTGCCCAG gagcttCAGCCTGGACCACGTGATGGAGCACAAGTACGACTTCGACCTGACCTACATCACCGAGCGCATCATCTCCGTcttcttcccccctgccctggaGGAGCAGCGTTACCGCGGCAATCTGCGCGAGGTGGCGCAGATGCTCAAGTCCAAGCACGAGGATAAGTACACG CTTTTCAACCTGTCCGAGAAGCGCCATGATATCAGCAGGCTGAACCCCAAG GTTCAGGATTTTGGCTGGCCGGACATGCACGCGCCCCCCCTGGACAAGATCTGCTCCATCTGCAAAGCCATGGAGACCTGGCTGAACTCGGACCCCCAGCACGTCGTGGTGCTGCATTGCAAG GGGAACAAGGGCAAGACGGGCGTCATCGTGGCCGCCTATATGCACTACAGCAAGATCTCTGCCAG CGCGGACCAAGCGCTCGGCACCCTGACCATGCGGAAGTTCTGCGAGGACAAAGTGGCTGCGTCCCTGCAGCCATCCCAGAAAAG GTACATCAATTACTTCAGCGGTCTGCTGTCGGGCACCATCAAGATGAACAGCAACACCCTGTTCCTGCACCATGTCCTCATTCCCGCCATCCCCAGCTTCGAGGCCAGCGGAG GCTACCAGCCCTTCCTGAAGATCTACCAGTCCATGCAGCTCGTCTACACCTCGGGGATCTA CAGCGTCCCGGGCCCCGGCCCCCAGAAGCTGTGTGTcaccctggagccagccctgctgctgaaaGGGGATGTGATG gTGAAGTGCTACCACAAGCAGACCTGCAGCTCTGACCGGGATGTGGTTTTCCGCATCCAATTCCACACGTGCACCATCCACGGCACCCAGCTCTGGTTCGGGAAGGATGAGCTGGACGAGGCCTGGCAag acGAGCGCTTCCCCTTTGAAGCCAGTGTGGAGTTCGTCTTCTCTTCCGGCCCTGAGAAGATGAAAG GCCTGGAGACCTTACGGAACAGTCCATCCATCACAGTGGATTATAACATCTCCGATCCCATGGTGCGCTGGGACTCCTATGAGAACTTCAACCTGCACCACGAGGACAGCCTGGAAG ACACGTCCCACACCCGCGGCCCCATCGACGGCAGCCTCTACGCCAAGATCAAGAAGAAGCGGAACCTGAGCGGCTtctccggcggcggcggcgggagccCGGCCAGCACCGACTCCACCCAGCAGGGCAGCCGCTTCCTCTCCGTCAGCAGCGACTCGGGCCACTCCTCCATGCTGGCCGAACCCTCCCCTCCCGCCAAGCCGCTGCCCACGCCGGCCGAGAGGGAGGAGCTGGACCGGCTGCTCGGGGGCTTCGGGGTCAAGGCCAGGCCGGAGACCCCCAAGCAGCAGAGCGGGGCATCCCCGCACCGGGAGCTGGGGGGATGCCCGCACAGCAACGGGGCCAGGGACAGGGAGACGGCCATCTTGGAAGACGAGCTGGTGGAAATGAGCCCCTTCGGGCCTCTGGCGTACCCCAGCCGGCGCCCCGGCCTGGCCCGGCACTGCTCCTGCCACCTGGGCTACCGCTCGCAGAGCTGCCCGGGCGCCCACAGCCCCGAGAGGCTGCCCAATGGCGCCTACTACAGGCCAGAGGGCACCTTGGAGCGCCGGCGCCTGGTCTACAGCGCCAACGGGGTCCACTTGCACCCCGCCGAGGGCTACCCCTGCCTGCCGCAGGAGGCCGGGCCGGGGGAGAAACGGCGGGTGTATCGCTCCCTCTCCGAGGGCCTGCAGCCCCTCGCCCACCCCTACGCCTACGAGCTGCCCCACAGCCCCGGTAAGCGGGAGGACCTGGCCTACAAGCCACCCAGCTACCGGGAGGTGCTGATCCTGGAGGAGGAGCCCGTGTGCGGCTTGGAGCTGTGCCCCTGCCAGGACTGCCAGGAGAAGGTTCACGAGGAAGCCGGCCTGCCCCCCACCGCCGCCTTCTACGGCCTGCACCTGGGCAGCCGCGAGCCCGAGGAGTGGGCCCACGAGAGTGCCAAGTCCCCCCTGTCCCGGCCAGGGCACCCcggccagtccctgcccctgctgatGCCGGCCGCCTACAGCCAGCGCACCCGGGGGCATCACGAGGTGTTTGAGTTCGAGCCTGCCCATGCCAAGATGCCGGCGCACTTCAGCCACAGCTACCCGGCACAGCCCATGCCTGGCGCCCATCAGAAGGGCCACAAGGGCATGGAGCAGAGCCTAGAGCCCTTCCACTACCGCTATGGCCCACCCTACCCCGCCCTGCTGCCCCACGGCACCTACACCTGCGGCCCCCCCACCCAGTGCCCCCAGCCACCTTTCTACAGCCGgtccccagccaggccctgcgCCTCCCCCCCGGACACGCCAGGCTACCACTCGCCCCCATCCGGCTCAGCGTCCCCCGTCAGCTCGGCCTACCCAGCCTCCAGGAAGCAAATCTATGAGCCCCAGTCTCCGGAGACGGGCCAGGGCTACCCACGTCCGGGACACCAGGACCGGACGCCCACTG AGATGCAGGGCCCTGGGGACGAGGCGCCCTGGCGAGACGCCCCTGGCTCCCTGCGCCAGCCTCCCTGGGAGGCTCACGCCGCCTGCCTCGCGCCCCCCGAGCTGTCAGGCCCGCCAACGcctctgcacaccagcagcccGGTGCAGAGCAAAGACAG CCCGGCAATGCCCAAAGGCAGCACCCTGGCAGCCAGCCTGCAGGAGAGCTCAgcgtgctccagccctgaggaCACGGCCCCACCCAGCGCCAAGAGGACCCCAGAGATGAGCTTAGTCCTGCCAGGGGCCAcgcccagccccacacagcccccttcTCCAACACAGGCCTGTGCCCACGGAGCCACCTCCAGGGCCCAGTCCAATGGGCCAGCCCCCAGGCAGCCCTGTCTCCGagcccacagctctgccagcccaCCCCAGGGAACCGGCCTATCCAGGGTGAACCCGGGAGACAGCCCAGGTCACCTGAATAGCCCCAGCTACCCAGCTGTCTCCCCTGATTCATCCCCCAGCAATGGGACCCCAGCGCACCCGCTGCCCCCTGGCATGGACAGGCTGGCCCAGCGCAGCCCCCCGACCGCGCCCATCCACAGCCCGGCCTGTGCCAGCTGCAGAGCGACAGCTACGCTCAGGAACCCAGCCCCCTACAACGGGTACCTGCACAGTGACAGAGCCGAGCTGGCCCCAGGCACCCTGGCCCGCTGCCCCAACGGCAGCCCCCTCCCGAGCCCCATCAGCGTGCAGGTCCCAGCCCCCTACTGCCCCTCCGACCTGCAGTGCTCCCCAACCCCTGCCTTCCCCATCACCACAGCCTACTACCCTGGCGGCGAGAGGAGCCCGCTGCCCCCGGGCTCCCCCAGCCAGGGCCACGCCTGCGATTCACTGCAACAGCCGCCGTTGCCCGAGAAGCGCCACACGCCAGCAGCTGGCAACTGGGAGAGGAGCTCGCCCCCAGGACGGGGCACCGGGACGGGCCACCACGTCACCTTCGCGCCCGACACAGCCAGGCCAGACCCAG ACACACAGCCGGAGAGCCACAGCAACGTCAAATTTGTCCAGGATACATCCAAGTTTTGGTATAAACCCAACCTGTCCCGGGACCAAG CCATCGCGCTGCTGAAGGACAAGGAGCCCGGCTGCTTCCTCATCCGTGACAGCAACTCCTTCCAAGGTGCCTACGGGCTGGCTCTGAAAGTGGCGACGCCCCCGGCCAACTGCCTCACCCTCCCTTCCAAAG GTGACCCTATGGAGCAGCTGGTGCGTCACTTCCTGATTGAGACAGGCCCCAAGGGGGTGAAGATCAAGGGCTGCCAGAATGAACCCTATTTCG GAAGCCTGCCCGCCCTGGTCTCGCAGCACTCCATCACCCCCATCTCTCTGCCCTGCAAGCTCCGGATCCCCAGCAGAG ATCCAATGGAGGAGACCCCGGACGTGGCCATCCCCACCAACGTGAGCACGGCGGCTGATTTGTTGAAGCAGGGAGCGG CCTGCAGCGTGCTCTACCTCAGCTCGGTGGAGACGGAGTCGCTGACGGGACCCCAGGCCGTGGCCAAGGTGGCCGCCAGCACCCTGAGTTGcagcccccgcccgcccgcctgcCTCGTGCACTTCAAGGTCTCGGCCCAGGGCATCACCCTGACGGACAATCAGAGGAA GCTGTTCTTCCGGCGCCATTACCCTGTGAACAGCATCACCTTCTGCAGCACGGACCCACAGGACAGGAG ATGGACGAATCCGGACGGCACCACCTCCAA GCTCTTCGGCTTTGTGGCTAAGAAGCAGGGCAGCCCTTGCGAGAACGTCTGCCACCTCTTCGCCGAGCTCGACCCCGAGCAGCCGGCCTTGGCCATCGTCAACTTCATCACCAAGGTCATGCTGGGGACGCACAGGAAATGA